Proteins encoded in a region of the Gaiellales bacterium genome:
- a CDS encoding Crp/Fnr family transcriptional regulator, with protein sequence MPDWPILSPLSEDEKRQVLLLARRRRFQRGEVVVHRDDPADTMHLVQTGSLAIRVLTPLGDMATLAIVGPGGVVGEMGLLREARMRSATIQALAATETYSLNRETFDRLRREHPAVDALLVQILADRVAEMTERLVDALYTPAPRRVASFIETLADRYRDESGTATIPLTQEDLASLAGTSRLTVSRVLREMRARGQVEVSRGRLVVYGVGKG encoded by the coding sequence GTGCCCGACTGGCCGATCCTTTCGCCGCTCTCCGAAGACGAGAAGCGCCAGGTGCTGCTGCTGGCCCGCCGGCGCCGGTTCCAGCGCGGTGAGGTCGTGGTGCATCGCGACGACCCGGCCGACACGATGCACCTCGTCCAGACGGGGTCTCTCGCCATCCGCGTGCTCACCCCGCTCGGCGACATGGCGACGCTCGCCATCGTCGGCCCCGGCGGCGTCGTCGGCGAGATGGGCCTCCTGCGCGAAGCGCGCATGCGCAGCGCGACGATCCAGGCGCTCGCCGCCACCGAGACCTACTCGCTCAACCGCGAGACGTTCGACCGCCTGAGGCGCGAGCACCCCGCCGTCGACGCGCTGCTCGTGCAGATCCTGGCCGACCGGGTGGCCGAGATGACCGAGCGGCTCGTCGACGCGCTCTACACGCCGGCGCCACGGCGGGTGGCGTCGTTCATCGAGACGCTGGCCGACCGCTACCGCGACGAGTCCGGCACGGCCACGATCCCGCTCACGCAGGAGGATCTGGCCAGCCTGGCCGGCACGTCCCGCCTGACGGTGAGTCGCGTCCTGCGCGAGATGCGGGCGCGCGGCCAGGTCGAGGTCAGCCGCGGCCGGCTGGTCGTCTACGGCGTGGGAAAGGGATAG
- a CDS encoding VOC family protein, giving the protein MRKIQSQGVHHITLVGADRRTSIDFWEGVLGMPFVFEQPNLDNESESHLYFDPGDGRLITVFTNEERTADATRTSTDQGCVHHIAFSLSQATFKQTVERLDERGVRHSGVKDRGFMDSIYFEDPLGLLIELASYRFEPPFGYAHSDVLLEAHKLREERGEYNIAEIHLADAIELMTRRSRPSLSQDRSPKNPYADG; this is encoded by the coding sequence ATGCGCAAGATCCAGAGCCAGGGTGTCCACCACATCACGCTCGTCGGCGCCGACCGGCGCACGTCGATCGACTTCTGGGAAGGCGTGCTCGGGATGCCGTTCGTGTTCGAGCAGCCGAACCTCGACAACGAGTCGGAGAGCCACCTCTACTTCGACCCGGGCGACGGGCGCCTGATCACGGTGTTCACCAACGAGGAGCGCACGGCCGACGCGACCCGCACGTCGACCGACCAGGGCTGCGTGCACCACATCGCGTTCTCGCTCTCGCAGGCAACGTTCAAGCAGACCGTCGAGCGGCTCGACGAGCGCGGCGTCCGCCACAGCGGCGTGAAGGACCGCGGATTCATGGACTCGATCTATTTCGAGGACCCGCTGGGGCTCCTGATCGAGCTCGCGTCCTACCGGTTCGAGCCGCCGTTCGGCTACGCCCACTCCGACGTCCTGCTCGAGGCGCACAAGCTGCGCGAGGAGCGGGGCGAGTACAACATCGCCGAGATCCACCTGGCCGACGCCATCGAGCTCATGACGCGGCGGTCGCGGCCGTCGCTCTCGCAGGACCGGTCCCCCAAGAACCCGTACGCGGATGGTTGA
- a CDS encoding LanC-like protein, with translation MPPELFHGPSHEPLAGAEWSDAAAKDAIAATCADAEAAFDPETLWPAHPLDEEGGELPSPVTIYLGASGVIWALDALARAGVATPGRAWADVAAGLPDRYLATPDVPDLTDGRPVPSLLAGESGVLLAAHRLAPAPEHVERMLACVRANVTNPTRELLWGSPGTALAAQLMYEETGDERLADAWRESADWLWDEWQDGLWLQEMYGTQRRYIGPGHGFAGNVHVLARGDLLDAVRRAELERRSLETLRRFVIRDGDLAQWQPTDDPASVTATTRTQWCHGAPGIVSSFAPIARGNAELTELLVAGGELTWRAGPLAKGPGLCHGTAGNGYAFLKLLDRTGDERWLERARALAMHAARQVERARSEHGRGRYSLWTGDVGAALFLASCIRADPAMPVLDVI, from the coding sequence GTGCCCCCCGAGCTCTTCCACGGCCCGTCCCACGAGCCGCTCGCGGGCGCCGAGTGGAGCGACGCGGCCGCGAAGGACGCGATCGCCGCCACCTGCGCCGACGCCGAGGCGGCGTTCGACCCGGAGACGCTCTGGCCGGCGCACCCGCTCGACGAGGAAGGGGGTGAGCTGCCCTCGCCGGTGACGATCTACCTGGGCGCGTCCGGCGTGATCTGGGCGCTCGACGCGCTCGCGCGCGCCGGTGTCGCAACGCCCGGCCGCGCCTGGGCCGACGTGGCCGCGGGCTTGCCCGACCGCTACCTGGCGACGCCCGACGTGCCCGATCTGACCGACGGCCGGCCGGTGCCGTCGCTGCTCGCCGGGGAGTCGGGCGTCCTGCTCGCCGCCCACCGACTGGCGCCCGCGCCGGAGCACGTCGAGCGCATGCTCGCATGCGTCCGCGCGAACGTCACGAATCCGACGCGCGAGCTCCTGTGGGGGTCGCCGGGCACAGCGCTGGCCGCGCAGCTCATGTACGAGGAGACCGGCGACGAGCGGCTCGCCGACGCCTGGCGCGAATCGGCCGACTGGCTCTGGGACGAGTGGCAGGACGGGCTCTGGCTGCAGGAGATGTACGGCACGCAGCGGCGCTACATCGGCCCCGGGCACGGCTTCGCCGGCAACGTGCATGTGCTCGCCCGTGGCGACCTGCTTGACGCGGTGCGCCGGGCCGAGCTCGAGCGCCGGTCGCTCGAGACGCTGCGCCGGTTCGTGATCCGCGACGGCGACCTGGCCCAGTGGCAGCCGACCGACGACCCGGCCTCGGTGACCGCGACCACCCGCACCCAGTGGTGCCACGGCGCGCCCGGGATCGTCAGCTCGTTCGCGCCGATCGCGCGCGGGAACGCCGAGCTGACGGAGCTGCTCGTCGCCGGCGGCGAGCTCACCTGGCGGGCGGGCCCGCTCGCGAAGGGGCCCGGGCTCTGCCACGGCACCGCCGGGAACGGCTACGCCTTCCTGAAGCTGCTCGACCGTACCGGTGACGAGCGCTGGCTCGAGCGCGCCCGCGCGCTCGCGATGCACGCGGCCCGCCAGGTCGAGCGGGCCCGGTCCGAGCACGGGCGGGGGCGCTACTCGCTCTGGACGGGCGACGTCGGCGCGGCATTGTTCCTGGCGAGCTGCATCCGGGCCGACCCGGCCATGCCGGTGCTCGACGTGATCTAG
- a CDS encoding tetratricopeptide repeat protein codes for MSTGYTLAHIDQIAEITDGRQPWRPVRHHFHITSFGVNTWTGHDAGDRILNEHDEDGENEELYLVHTGRARFEFDGETVDAPTGTFVFVPPGVKRTAFAEEAGTTILALGGTPGQAYEPDGWELWAPIAPLYQEGKYAEAADAARAVVEANPEYPGLLYNLACCESLAGRREDAVRHLRSAIERSAQLRRLAVEDADVAAIRDDPAIKELLG; via the coding sequence ATGAGCACCGGATACACCCTGGCGCACATCGACCAGATCGCCGAGATCACCGACGGCCGCCAGCCCTGGCGACCGGTCCGGCACCACTTCCACATCACGTCCTTCGGCGTCAACACGTGGACCGGTCACGACGCCGGCGACCGCATCCTCAACGAGCACGACGAGGATGGCGAGAACGAAGAGCTCTACCTCGTCCACACCGGCCGGGCCCGCTTCGAGTTCGACGGCGAGACGGTTGACGCCCCCACCGGGACGTTCGTGTTCGTGCCGCCGGGCGTGAAGCGGACCGCGTTCGCCGAGGAGGCGGGCACGACGATCCTCGCCCTCGGAGGGACGCCGGGACAGGCGTACGAGCCGGACGGCTGGGAGCTATGGGCGCCGATCGCGCCGCTCTACCAGGAGGGGAAGTACGCCGAGGCCGCCGACGCCGCCCGCGCCGTGGTCGAGGCCAACCCCGAGTATCCCGGCCTGCTCTACAACCTCGCATGCTGCGAGAGCCTGGCCGGCCGTCGCGAGGACGCCGTCAGGCACCTGCGCTCGGCGATCGAGCGCTCCGCCCAGCTGCGCCGGCTCGCCGTCGAGGACGCCGACGTCGCGGCGATCCGCGACGACCCCGCCATCAAGGAGCTGCTCGGGTAG
- a CDS encoding MFS transporter, whose protein sequence is MASTSTAATTQMPAARSRDARRLVLPLALAQFICSFAGSNMNVMISDISHDLNTTVQGVQITITLFLLIMAVMMIPCSKLTDRWGRKRCFLLGLALYGVGALLSAVAPGLPLLILGNSVLEGVGTALLIPPVYILATIWFRDLTSRAWAFGAISGMGGVGSAAGPLIGGVITTGISWRAAFIFQAAIIVLIILLSRGMTDPLPAEPDQPFDLIGAVLSAVGMFCVVLGVLYAGTHNLLMLVLLAVGVGFLAGFFLFIRARERAGKVALLSTDLFRNRTCNLALVTQNVQWLMLMGTSFVVSVFLQEVKGYSAIRTGVVFTSATIGVLLSSFGAQRFARRRTQRTLIVAGFVLVIAGIGLLLVLAPITKNILSFVPSLFLVGFGTGLMLTPSVNVVQSSFGEDQQGEISGLSRSVSNLGSSFGTAIAGTILISVVATGNRSYAIALASLAVIGLIGLAAALKLPQDAGKAAPTA, encoded by the coding sequence GTGGCCTCGACATCGACGGCAGCCACGACGCAGATGCCCGCCGCCCGCTCGCGCGACGCCCGCCGGCTGGTGCTCCCGCTCGCGCTGGCGCAGTTCATCTGCAGCTTCGCCGGCTCGAACATGAACGTGATGATCAGCGACATCAGCCACGACCTGAACACGACGGTGCAGGGCGTGCAGATCACGATCACGCTGTTCCTGCTGATCATGGCGGTGATGATGATCCCGTGCAGCAAGCTCACCGACCGGTGGGGGCGCAAGCGCTGCTTCCTGCTCGGCCTCGCCCTCTACGGCGTCGGAGCGCTGCTGAGCGCGGTCGCGCCGGGACTGCCGCTGCTCATCCTGGGCAACTCCGTGTTGGAGGGTGTCGGCACTGCGCTCCTGATCCCGCCGGTCTACATCCTCGCCACGATCTGGTTCCGTGACCTCACGTCGCGCGCGTGGGCGTTCGGGGCGATCAGCGGCATGGGCGGCGTCGGCTCGGCGGCCGGCCCGCTGATCGGCGGCGTGATCACCACCGGGATCAGCTGGCGGGCTGCGTTCATCTTCCAGGCCGCGATCATCGTGCTGATCATCCTGCTCAGCCGCGGGATGACCGACCCGCTCCCCGCCGAGCCCGACCAGCCGTTCGACCTGATCGGCGCGGTGCTCTCGGCGGTGGGCATGTTCTGCGTCGTGCTCGGCGTCCTCTACGCGGGCACGCACAACCTCCTGATGCTCGTGCTGCTGGCGGTCGGCGTGGGCTTCCTCGCCGGCTTCTTCCTGTTCATACGGGCGCGGGAGCGGGCCGGGAAGGTCGCGCTCCTCTCCACCGACCTCTTCCGCAACCGGACGTGCAACCTGGCGCTCGTCACCCAGAACGTGCAGTGGCTCATGCTGATGGGGACGTCGTTCGTCGTGTCGGTGTTCCTGCAGGAGGTGAAGGGCTACAGCGCGATCCGCACCGGCGTCGTCTTCACCTCCGCCACGATCGGCGTCCTGCTCTCGTCATTTGGCGCGCAGCGGTTCGCCAGGCGGCGCACGCAGCGGACGCTCATCGTGGCCGGCTTCGTGCTCGTCATCGCCGGGATCGGCCTCCTGCTCGTCCTGGCGCCGATCACGAAGAACATCCTGTCGTTCGTGCCCAGCCTCTTCCTGGTCGGATTCGGCACGGGCCTGATGCTGACGCCGTCGGTGAACGTCGTCCAGTCGAGCTTCGGCGAGGACCAGCAGGGCGAGATCTCCGGGCTCTCCCGCAGCGTCTCGAACCTCGGATCGTCGTTCGGCACCGCCATCGCCGGCACGATCCTGATCTCCGTGGTCGCCACCGGGAACCGCTCCTACGCCATCGCGCTGGCGTCGCTCGCGGTCATCGGCCTGATCGGCCTCGCCGCCGCGCTCAAGCTGCCCCAGGACGCAGGCAAAGCCGCGCCGACGGCGTAG
- a CDS encoding alpha/beta hydrolase gives MTAETRYVETPDGRTLRVEVAGDGERVVVAHVGTPNAGVLYEPWIEDAAGRGLTLLTYDRPGYGGSTRLDGRSVADCADDVHAIGRALGFERCVVWGFSGGGPHALACAALLPHLVVAAASIGAMAPPDAAGFDFLETMEGANRKDIELLRADRELWERRARSDRDEMLAMTAADLAEAWSEGISPGDGELLHGPFGAWLHRSIRVGIEPTADGWIDDSLAFDSPWGIDPAAIAVPVKVWHGEDDRFVPVEHGRWLAARIPGAEADLRDGDGHLGVAALRIGDVHEWLARHAWPTA, from the coding sequence ATGACGGCCGAGACGCGATACGTCGAGACGCCCGACGGGCGCACGCTCCGGGTCGAGGTTGCGGGAGACGGCGAGCGCGTCGTGGTCGCGCACGTCGGCACACCGAACGCCGGCGTGCTCTACGAGCCGTGGATCGAGGACGCCGCCGGGCGCGGCCTCACCCTCCTCACCTACGACCGGCCCGGCTACGGGGGGTCGACGCGGCTGGACGGGCGCAGCGTGGCCGACTGCGCCGACGACGTGCACGCGATCGGCCGGGCGCTCGGGTTCGAGCGGTGTGTCGTCTGGGGCTTCTCCGGTGGCGGCCCGCATGCGCTCGCGTGCGCCGCGCTTCTGCCCCACCTCGTCGTTGCGGCGGCGTCGATCGGCGCGATGGCACCGCCCGACGCAGCCGGGTTCGACTTCCTCGAGACGATGGAGGGTGCGAACCGGAAGGACATCGAGCTCCTCCGGGCCGACCGGGAGCTGTGGGAACGCCGCGCGCGCAGCGACCGCGACGAGATGCTGGCCATGACGGCCGCCGACCTCGCCGAGGCGTGGTCCGAGGGGATCTCTCCGGGCGACGGCGAGCTGCTCCATGGGCCCTTCGGCGCCTGGCTCCACCGGTCGATCCGGGTCGGGATCGAGCCCACCGCCGACGGCTGGATCGACGACAGCCTCGCCTTCGACAGCCCCTGGGGCATCGACCCGGCCGCCATCGCCGTCCCGGTCAAGGTGTGGCACGGCGAGGACGACCGCTTCGTCCCGGTCGAGCACGGGCGCTGGCTGGCGGCGCGCATCCCCGGCGCCGAGGCGGACCTCCGCGACGGCGACGGCCACCTCGGCGTCGCCGCGCTGCGGATCGGCGACGTGCACGAGTGGCTCGCACGCCACGCCTGGCCGACCGCGTAG
- a CDS encoding sulfotransferase: protein MLRIVGAGLPRTGTNSLKLALERLTGGRCYHMLEVSERPGAADVWKAAAEGRAPDWGTLLGGYVAAVDWPASAFWRELAAANPEAPVLLSQRTSAEQWWGSVEKTVALALTTPSADPEIARIRVMGRTIARRFCPEWPDPAAVQAAYERHNAEVRAAIRPDRLVEWRPADGWEPLCAMLGVPVPDEPFPRTNDAAEFRAVARLDGAG, encoded by the coding sequence GTGCTACGGATCGTCGGCGCCGGCCTCCCGCGGACCGGGACGAACTCGCTCAAGCTCGCCCTCGAACGCCTGACCGGCGGGCGTTGCTACCACATGCTCGAGGTGTCGGAGCGGCCCGGCGCGGCCGACGTCTGGAAGGCCGCGGCCGAAGGGCGGGCGCCCGACTGGGGCACGTTGCTCGGCGGCTATGTCGCCGCCGTCGACTGGCCGGCGAGCGCGTTCTGGCGCGAGCTCGCCGCCGCGAATCCGGAGGCGCCCGTCCTGCTCTCGCAACGCACGAGCGCCGAGCAGTGGTGGGGCAGCGTCGAGAAGACGGTCGCCCTCGCGCTCACAACCCCCTCCGCGGACCCCGAGATCGCCCGCATCCGGGTGATGGGGCGCACGATCGCCCGCCGGTTCTGCCCGGAGTGGCCCGACCCGGCCGCGGTGCAGGCCGCGTACGAGCGCCACAACGCCGAGGTGCGGGCGGCCATCAGGCCCGATCGTCTGGTCGAATGGCGGCCCGCCGACGGCTGGGAGCCGCTCTGTGCGATGCTCGGCGTACCGGTGCCCGACGAGCCGTTTCCGCGTACGAACGACGCCGCCGAGTTCCGCGCGGTGGCCAGGCTCGACGGCGCGGGCTAG
- a CDS encoding NUDIX domain-containing protein encodes MAKDKSGRTSAGILLWRLRGGALEVLLAHNGGPFWVRKDHGHWTIPKGEVEPGEEVAAVARREFAEETGHQVPHGPQIELGEIRQKSGKVVIGWAVEGDLDPATAVSNTFEMEWPPRSGRIAVFPEIDRVEWFGMDEARTRLKAAQVPFLERLEAALGQRVGEGS; translated from the coding sequence ATGGCGAAGGACAAATCGGGACGGACGAGCGCGGGCATCCTTCTGTGGCGACTCCGGGGCGGGGCGCTCGAGGTGCTCTTGGCGCACAACGGCGGGCCCTTCTGGGTCAGGAAGGACCACGGCCACTGGACGATCCCCAAGGGCGAGGTCGAGCCGGGCGAGGAGGTGGCCGCCGTCGCCCGGCGCGAGTTCGCCGAGGAGACCGGCCACCAGGTGCCCCACGGCCCGCAGATCGAGCTCGGAGAGATCCGCCAGAAGTCGGGCAAGGTGGTGATCGGCTGGGCGGTCGAGGGCGATCTCGACCCGGCCACGGCGGTCAGCAACACGTTCGAGATGGAGTGGCCGCCGCGGTCGGGCCGGATCGCCGTGTTTCCCGAGATCGACCGGGTCGAGTGGTTCGGCATGGACGAGGCCCGGACGCGGCTGAAGGCCGCGCAGGTGCCGTTCCTCGAGCGGCTCGAAGCGGCGCTTGGACAACGGGTGGGGGAGGGGTCATGA
- a CDS encoding MBL fold metallo-hydrolase, giving the protein MEEVREGIWRWEARHPSWSQDDGGPDGWGPDVACFAIDTGDRLLLIDPLAVPVEVDELAAGRETAIVLTCPWHERDARLVSERLGAPIFVPPPDEGDADPPPGTVYAAGDRPTGDVRAFLGLEPNDLVLWIESRRALVLGDTLVDRGEGLEIPVTWLRDVTLGEVLATLRPLLDLPVEIVLPTHGPPADRAALVRAIS; this is encoded by the coding sequence ATGGAGGAGGTACGGGAGGGGATCTGGCGCTGGGAGGCGCGCCATCCGAGCTGGTCGCAGGACGACGGCGGCCCGGACGGCTGGGGGCCCGACGTGGCCTGCTTCGCGATCGACACCGGCGACCGCCTGCTCCTGATCGACCCGCTGGCCGTGCCGGTGGAGGTCGACGAGCTCGCCGCAGGCCGGGAGACGGCGATCGTCCTCACCTGCCCGTGGCACGAGCGCGACGCCCGCCTGGTCTCCGAGCGGCTGGGCGCCCCGATCTTCGTCCCGCCCCCGGACGAGGGCGACGCCGACCCGCCACCGGGGACGGTGTACGCCGCCGGCGACCGGCCGACGGGCGACGTGCGGGCGTTCCTCGGCCTGGAGCCGAACGACCTCGTGCTCTGGATCGAGAGCCGCCGGGCGCTCGTCCTGGGCGACACCCTGGTCGACCGCGGCGAGGGTCTCGAGATCCCCGTCACCTGGCTGCGCGACGTGACGCTCGGCGAGGTGCTGGCGACGTTGCGACCGCTGCTCGACCTGCCCGTCGAGATCGTCCTGCCGACGCACGGCCCGCCGGCCGACCGGGCCGCGCTCGTGCGCGCGATCTCCTAG
- a CDS encoding MMPL family transporter, which translates to MTRALYEVGGFCVRRRWYVIATWLVVAVGLHLWAASLGQNWNDNLTLPGTGSTNATNLLQQKLPQQAYGSIPLTLVDHSGQIGDSASTSAINATVKNLKAVPHVTRVVSPLDQGAQGLVSKDRKVAYISVTLNTGSGSTTDQDAQDILDAADPAAKAGLEPSVGGYVGQKLSRPSTESSEAIGIAAAVVILVIAFGTVTAMLLPIITAILGLLTTLALITAISHLTAVPTVSPTLATMIGLGVGIDYSLFIVTKHKLQLGHGIEMNESIARAAATSGGAVLFAGVTVVIALCSLVVAGIPLVSTLGYTAAIAVAVSVLAAITLLPALLGALGEHINSLRVHIGRTHPDDHQPHGWARMARAVGRNPWPYMIGSTVLLLVLAFPLINLRLGQQDNSVLPKSTTQRQSYDAMATGFGAGSNGPLLIAVKFPTPAQPAQAGGDPTTDPRLTSLQNTIAKTADVQSVAPATVDPSGTGAVFSVVAKTSPSSDQTQDLVNNLRDTVIPKAVASSGLTVYVGGQTAGYIDLAEKIGAKLPLMIAIVVLLSFVVLMLAFHSVVIPIKAAVMNLLSVGAAYGVVTFIFQEGHGIGLVGLPHAIPIVSYAPLLMFAILFGLSMDYEVFLVSQIQERYHATGDAGEAVVEGLARTGRVITSAALVMVFVFSSFVLNGDPVVKQFGIGLAVAIALDATVVRCMLVPSVMEVLGRRSWYLPGFLDRVLPRVNVEGTGVFDEEVEAPTPAIMS; encoded by the coding sequence GTGACTCGGGCGCTCTACGAGGTCGGCGGCTTTTGCGTGCGCCGACGCTGGTACGTGATCGCGACGTGGCTGGTGGTGGCGGTCGGGCTGCACCTGTGGGCGGCGTCGCTCGGCCAGAACTGGAACGACAACCTGACGCTGCCGGGGACGGGCTCGACGAACGCCACCAACCTGCTGCAGCAGAAGCTGCCCCAGCAGGCCTACGGCAGCATCCCGCTCACGCTCGTCGACCACTCCGGCCAGATCGGGGACTCCGCCAGCACGAGCGCGATCAACGCGACCGTGAAGAACCTGAAGGCGGTGCCCCACGTCACCAGGGTGGTCAGCCCGCTCGACCAGGGCGCCCAGGGGCTCGTGAGCAAGGACCGGAAGGTCGCCTACATCTCGGTGACGCTGAACACCGGCTCGGGCAGCACGACGGACCAGGACGCCCAGGACATCCTCGACGCGGCCGATCCGGCGGCGAAGGCGGGCCTCGAGCCGTCCGTCGGCGGCTACGTCGGCCAGAAGCTGTCCCGGCCGTCGACCGAGAGCAGCGAGGCGATCGGGATCGCGGCCGCGGTCGTGATCCTCGTGATCGCCTTCGGGACGGTGACGGCGATGTTGCTCCCGATCATCACCGCCATCCTCGGGCTGCTGACGACGCTCGCGCTGATCACCGCGATCAGCCACCTCACCGCCGTGCCCACGGTCTCGCCGACGCTGGCGACCATGATCGGGCTCGGCGTCGGCATCGACTACTCCTTGTTCATCGTCACGAAGCACAAGCTCCAGCTCGGCCACGGGATCGAGATGAACGAGTCGATCGCCCGCGCGGCCGCCACCTCCGGGGGCGCGGTCCTGTTCGCCGGCGTGACGGTCGTGATCGCGCTCTGCTCGCTGGTCGTGGCCGGGATCCCGCTCGTCTCGACGCTCGGCTACACGGCGGCCATCGCCGTGGCCGTCTCGGTGCTCGCGGCGATCACGCTGCTGCCGGCACTGCTCGGAGCGCTCGGCGAGCACATCAACTCCCTGCGCGTGCACATCGGCCGCACCCACCCCGACGACCACCAGCCGCACGGCTGGGCGCGGATGGCGCGCGCCGTCGGCCGCAACCCCTGGCCGTACATGATCGGGAGCACCGTCCTCCTGCTCGTGCTGGCGTTCCCGCTCATCAACCTGCGGCTGGGCCAGCAGGACAACAGCGTGTTGCCGAAGTCCACGACCCAGCGGCAGTCGTACGACGCGATGGCAACCGGGTTCGGGGCCGGGTCGAACGGGCCGCTCCTGATCGCCGTGAAGTTCCCGACACCGGCGCAGCCCGCCCAGGCGGGGGGCGACCCGACCACCGACCCGCGCCTGACGAGCCTCCAGAACACCATCGCGAAGACCGCCGACGTGCAGTCGGTCGCGCCCGCCACGGTCGATCCGTCAGGTACCGGCGCCGTGTTCAGCGTGGTCGCGAAGACGTCGCCATCGTCCGACCAGACCCAGGACCTGGTGAACAACCTGCGCGACACGGTCATCCCCAAGGCAGTCGCGAGCTCCGGCCTGACCGTGTACGTCGGCGGCCAGACCGCCGGATACATCGACCTGGCGGAGAAGATCGGCGCGAAGCTGCCGCTGATGATCGCGATCGTCGTGCTGCTGAGCTTCGTCGTGCTCATGCTCGCGTTCCATTCGGTGGTGATCCCGATCAAGGCCGCGGTGATGAACCTGCTCTCCGTGGGCGCCGCATACGGCGTCGTCACGTTCATCTTCCAGGAAGGGCACGGGATCGGCCTCGTCGGCCTGCCCCACGCGATCCCGATCGTGAGCTACGCACCCCTGCTCATGTTCGCGATCCTGTTCGGCCTCTCGATGGACTACGAGGTCTTCCTCGTCAGCCAGATCCAGGAGCGCTACCACGCCACCGGCGACGCCGGCGAGGCGGTGGTCGAAGGCCTCGCCCGGACCGGTCGCGTGATCACGTCGGCGGCGCTCGTGATGGTGTTCGTGTTCTCGAGCTTCGTCCTGAACGGCGATCCGGTGGTGAAGCAGTTCGGCATCGGGCTCGCGGTCGCGATCGCGCTCGACGCGACGGTGGTGCGCTGCATGCTCGTCCCGTCCGTGATGGAAGTGCTCGGCCGCCGCAGCTGGTACCTGCCCGGGTTCCTCGACCGCGTCCTCCCGCGCGTGAACGTCGAGGGCACCGGCGTCTTCGACGAAGAGGTCGAGGCGCCCACCCCGGCCATCATGTCCTGA
- a CDS encoding glutathione S-transferase family protein: MATMTLHVLKPSVNNLTVRIFVRAAGLEFEEVDVWGSTQTPEFLAKNPAHLTPMIEHAGLPRTTLWESCAIMAYLCNTHGLEQFYPSDPGKRAMIDSANFYLIGTLYPLLARATYPALNFPQYPGEVGSSNADDAAKAEAQQAAERALAEPLDVYRAFFLDGKRFIGGDHPSIADIRLAASLEFLASIDYDMPAWAREFMDAMAEDLGDAYTEPAADVRGYIEYVRSQAPA; this comes from the coding sequence ATGGCGACAATGACGCTGCACGTGCTGAAGCCGAGCGTCAACAATCTGACGGTGCGGATCTTCGTCCGCGCGGCGGGGCTCGAGTTCGAGGAGGTCGACGTCTGGGGCAGCACGCAGACGCCCGAGTTCCTGGCCAAGAACCCGGCCCATCTGACCCCGATGATCGAGCACGCGGGGCTGCCGCGGACGACGCTCTGGGAGAGCTGCGCGATCATGGCCTACCTGTGCAACACGCACGGCCTGGAGCAGTTCTATCCCAGCGACCCGGGCAAGCGGGCGATGATCGACAGCGCCAACTTCTACCTGATCGGCACGCTCTACCCGCTGCTCGCCCGCGCCACCTACCCGGCGCTGAACTTCCCCCAGTACCCGGGCGAGGTGGGCTCGTCGAACGCCGACGACGCCGCCAAGGCCGAGGCCCAGCAGGCCGCCGAGAGGGCCCTGGCCGAGCCGCTCGACGTCTACCGGGCGTTCTTCCTCGACGGCAAGCGCTTCATCGGCGGCGACCATCCCTCGATCGCCGACATCCGCCTCGCCGCCAGCCTGGAGTTCCTGGCCTCGATCGACTACGACATGCCGGCGTGGGCGAGGGAGTTCATGGACGCGATGGCCGAGGACCTCGGCGACGCGTACACCGAGCCCGCCGCCGACGTGCGCGGCTACATCGAGTACGTGCGCTCGCAGGCGCCGGCCTAG
- a CDS encoding MarR family transcriptional regulator, whose amino-acid sequence MANTTRSAQRDHVDRFLETINLVFPDLDLEVEGLVDRITGIARRINRALDETLGELGLEFGEYKLLSALSQAGKPYRSTPGALSKRMELSSGAMTNRLDRMEEAGLVRRLPDPGDRRKVVVELTDHGRETYRRTVGVQAQKEALFAGALNDDEKAQLNGLLRQLMIEFERREGSRPPDDC is encoded by the coding sequence ATGGCGAACACGACCCGGAGCGCGCAGCGCGACCACGTCGATCGGTTCCTCGAGACGATCAACCTCGTGTTCCCCGATCTCGACCTCGAGGTCGAGGGGCTCGTCGACCGGATCACCGGGATCGCCCGGCGGATCAACCGCGCCCTCGACGAGACGCTCGGCGAGCTCGGCCTGGAGTTCGGCGAGTACAAGCTGCTCTCCGCGCTGTCGCAGGCCGGCAAGCCGTACCGCAGCACGCCAGGCGCGCTCTCGAAGCGCATGGAGCTTTCGAGCGGGGCGATGACGAACCGGCTCGACCGGATGGAGGAGGCGGGCCTTGTGCGCCGCCTGCCCGACCCGGGCGACCGGCGCAAGGTCGTCGTCGAGCTGACCGACCACGGCCGCGAGACCTATCGCCGCACGGTCGGCGTCCAGGCGCAGAAGGAGGCGCTCTTCGCCGGCGCGCTGAACGACGATGAGAAGGCGCAGCTGAACGGGCTGCTGCGTCAGCTCATGATCGAGTTCGAGCGCCGCGAGGGCTCGCGGCCGCCCGACGACTGCTGA